A genomic region of Actinomycetota bacterium contains the following coding sequences:
- a CDS encoding ABC transporter ATP-binding protein: MSQYALRSRDLGLRFWLKGTRDSTVHSRIAHFIQRKPPMEEHWALRHVNFDVGQGEVFGVIGSNGSGKSTLLRVLARIYHPDEGELLIRGKVSSLITLGAGFQGQLTGRENIHYNGLLLGLTHEQIAQRLDSMIEFAELGKFIDQSVRTYSSGMRARLGFSVAVHVDPEILVVDEVLVVGDARFRQRCADKMRELFQRGTTVVMVQHNMDAILQMCHRCMWLDKGSQRMIGKPEDVVRAYLESNGQKMPASANVANAVSGSDASSSTGDGSGGV, encoded by the coding sequence ATGAGTCAATACGCGCTTCGCTCGCGCGACCTCGGTCTGCGATTCTGGCTAAAAGGAACGAGGGACTCTACGGTCCACTCGCGCATCGCGCACTTCATTCAGCGCAAGCCTCCGATGGAGGAACATTGGGCGCTTCGGCACGTGAACTTCGACGTTGGCCAGGGCGAGGTGTTCGGAGTCATCGGGTCCAACGGTTCGGGTAAGTCGACATTGCTGCGTGTTCTTGCGCGCATCTACCACCCCGACGAAGGCGAGCTGCTGATCCGAGGAAAGGTGTCGAGCCTCATCACGCTCGGCGCCGGATTCCAGGGGCAACTCACAGGCAGGGAGAACATCCACTACAACGGCCTTTTGCTGGGACTGACGCACGAGCAGATCGCCCAGCGGCTGGACAGCATGATCGAGTTCGCGGAACTCGGGAAGTTCATCGATCAGTCGGTCCGCACGTACTCCAGCGGAATGCGGGCGCGTCTTGGGTTCAGCGTCGCGGTGCACGTGGACCCCGAGATCTTGGTTGTCGATGAGGTGCTTGTGGTCGGAGATGCGCGTTTCCGTCAGCGCTGCGCCGACAAGATGCGCGAGCTGTTCCAGCGGGGTACGACCGTGGTGATGGTCCAGCACAACATGGACGCCATTCTTCAGATGTGTCATCGATGCATGTGGCTGGACAAGGGTTCACAGCGGATGATCGGTAAGCCGGAGGACGTGGTGCGGGCTTACCTAGAGAGCAACGGGCAGAAGATGCCCGCCTCCGCAAACGTCGCGAACGCGGTAAGCGGCTCGGACGCGTCGTCGTCGACCGGCGATGGCTCGGGCGGCGTCTGA
- a CDS encoding Gfo/Idh/MocA family oxidoreductase: MSTLRTAVLGLGVMGRHHVRVWQEIPGVQLVAVGDIDAEAVERATRGRTFAGYTEFERLFEESQPDAISIAVPTSFHEQIAVAAMERGIAVLIEKPLGPDAAAARRIVECAERTGAVATVGHIERFNPAVLELERRLADAPLGRIFQIKSRRTGPMAARIRDVGVTIDLATHDIDIMRQVARAPITRVYAETAQRIHSMREDLFTGLFRFASDVVGLLDINWLTPTKIRELSVAGERGMFVVDYLTQDLTFYENSEADPNFAPLAQVSGVSEGNMIRYAIQRQEPLRAELVAFAAAARRECEPGVSLLDGLAAVVIAETALRSAATGRSIDVDEGHLLSGDAAAGR, translated from the coding sequence GTGAGCACTTTGCGAACCGCGGTTCTTGGGCTGGGCGTGATGGGTCGCCATCACGTGCGAGTTTGGCAAGAGATTCCCGGCGTGCAGCTCGTGGCTGTGGGTGACATCGACGCTGAAGCGGTGGAGCGCGCGACGCGTGGCCGCACGTTTGCCGGATACACGGAGTTCGAGCGATTGTTCGAGGAGTCTCAGCCTGATGCGATTTCCATCGCCGTTCCGACGAGCTTTCACGAGCAGATCGCTGTGGCGGCGATGGAGCGGGGGATCGCGGTTCTGATCGAGAAGCCGCTGGGTCCCGACGCTGCCGCCGCGCGCCGGATCGTCGAATGCGCTGAGCGAACCGGCGCGGTCGCCACCGTCGGCCACATCGAGCGCTTCAACCCCGCCGTGCTGGAACTAGAGCGCAGACTTGCCGACGCGCCGCTCGGACGGATCTTCCAGATCAAGAGCCGTCGTACGGGTCCGATGGCTGCCCGCATCCGCGACGTCGGAGTGACGATCGATCTTGCGACGCACGACATCGACATCATGCGCCAGGTCGCGCGCGCGCCGATCACTCGCGTCTATGCCGAGACCGCCCAGCGGATCCACTCGATGCGTGAGGATCTATTCACAGGCCTATTCCGTTTCGCAAGCGATGTCGTCGGTCTCCTCGACATCAACTGGTTGACTCCCACCAAGATCCGCGAGCTGTCGGTGGCGGGGGAGCGCGGCATGTTCGTCGTGGATTACCTGACCCAGGATCTGACCTTCTACGAGAACTCGGAGGCCGACCCCAACTTCGCTCCGCTCGCGCAGGTGTCCGGGGTCAGCGAGGGGAACATGATTCGGTACGCGATTCAGAGGCAAGAGCCGCTGCGCGCCGAACTCGTGGCATTTGCGGCCGCCGCGCGCCGGGAGTGCGAGCCCGGGGTTTCGCTGCTCGACGGCCTCGCCGCGGTTGTGATCGCGGAGACTGCGCTGCGCTCTGCGGCGACCGGGCGGTCGATCGACGTCGACGAAGGGCATCTGCTGTCGGGCGACGCGGCCGCGGGAAGGTAG
- a CDS encoding glycosyltransferase has protein sequence MPRALIVTHSYYLRDTRPRRHAQALAAAGWDVEVLCARDEGESVTERASGILIRRLPARRRRGSKFRYIYEYLSFAALCLVAITALHIRRRYDLVYVFSIPNALVLSAAVPRILGARVILDVRDPMPEFFQSKYALADAHPLVRALLVEEAISCRFASRVVTVHEALADVLTRSGRRRSDISVVMNAPDPRVFSGSPAAIRRDPSDRTILYAGTVADRYGVDTLVRALGRLRDDIPALRLRVVGDGDLVPRLRELARAEGVDHRLLFDGPVPLDRVPGIVGECWLGGQPHRTDPLMRFCFSTKVLEWAALGLPVLCARTEAFARAFTDEEFLFVRPGDLDDLCEKIRQADADPEGLAARAARARLSVQRFDWDREKLRLLEAVVVDGP, from the coding sequence ATGCCTCGCGCGCTCATCGTCACTCACTCCTACTACTTGCGTGATACCCGGCCGCGCCGGCACGCGCAGGCGCTTGCCGCTGCCGGGTGGGATGTCGAGGTGCTGTGCGCGCGCGACGAGGGTGAATCCGTGACGGAGCGAGCGAGCGGGATTCTCATTCGCAGACTTCCGGCGCGCCGACGTCGCGGCTCGAAGTTCCGATACATCTATGAGTATTTGAGTTTCGCGGCGCTGTGCCTCGTGGCAATCACGGCGTTGCACATTCGGCGCCGCTACGACCTGGTCTACGTGTTCTCGATCCCCAACGCGCTGGTCTTGTCGGCGGCGGTTCCGCGGATCCTCGGCGCGCGCGTGATCTTGGACGTTCGCGATCCGATGCCTGAGTTCTTCCAGTCGAAATACGCCCTGGCGGATGCGCATCCACTGGTGCGGGCACTGCTCGTCGAGGAGGCAATTTCATGTCGCTTCGCGAGCCGCGTCGTTACCGTGCACGAGGCGCTGGCCGACGTGCTTACTCGCTCCGGACGCCGGCGTTCCGACATTTCCGTCGTCATGAATGCTCCGGACCCGCGTGTGTTCTCCGGCTCGCCGGCCGCGATTCGGCGTGATCCGAGCGACCGCACGATCTTGTACGCGGGGACGGTGGCGGACCGGTACGGCGTGGACACGCTGGTGCGTGCGCTTGGGAGGCTTCGAGACGATATCCCAGCTCTTCGACTGCGCGTGGTTGGAGACGGAGACCTCGTCCCTCGGCTCCGTGAGTTGGCGCGCGCCGAGGGTGTCGATCATCGACTGTTGTTTGACGGCCCCGTGCCGCTCGACCGCGTGCCGGGCATCGTGGGGGAGTGCTGGCTGGGGGGGCAACCCCATCGAACCGACCCTCTCATGCGATTCTGTTTCTCCACGAAAGTGCTGGAGTGGGCGGCCCTCGGCTTGCCGGTGTTGTGCGCGCGCACCGAGGCTTTCGCGCGCGCGTTTACAGACGAGGAGTTCCTGTTCGTGCGTCCCGGCGATCTGGACGACCTGTGCGAGAAGATCCGGCAGGCGGACGCCGATCCGGAGGGACTCGCCGCGCGCGCTGCGCGCGCGCGGCTGTCGGTGCAGCGGTTCGACTGGGACCGCGAGAAGCTCCGCCTGCTTGAAGCCGTCGTCGTCGACGGGCCCTGA
- a CDS encoding SpoIID/LytB domain-containing protein, producing MRRCLVVALCVAVVASLPVASLSTAGPAAQARAATAPLPTNAKLFVPGHGWGHARGMGQYGAKGMAQSGKAWTDIVTHFYSGVTQGKRNGEDIRVLVATGPSVTVTADRPFTVSWSDGAAIATSDDANPYLRARYTGSKYAVERSASWKGPWAAVASGSKYVVFTRGSSVLQLVANSKGGTRYFRGSLIARYSSNDGMRAINELRLEEYLYGVVPHESPASWPAEALKSQSVAARTYSVYKKDAARSKGNSYDICSTTSCQVYYGYARKESASSSRIALEYSSSNSAVDATAGRVLLYGGKPILAEYSSSTGGYTAPSSVAYMKAVPDAGDTVSPYHDWDGVVTVADVVAKWPEIGGLTGVDVTKRNGYGEWGGRVNEMKLVGTKGEVTLSGGDWRSAFSGAGVRSNWFDVKYWAGQVVSVPASVSIRAGDTKTFRARIKNTGTAAWPIGGEVRLAAAGVEDFSGPGWVSPTRAAAVTRNVSRSKADDVRQGETAEFDVPLNASSVQPGTYTERFRAIADGYSTMNPVFYVSIEVLSGWIEAAPNLLTNSSFERGLTGWAAAGTNRADRVVTDVRRDGEASLALTGGGSKSMSQTVAFASGKARRFALGGWSRTTGSSSDGGAVGLTAVATYADGATSRWDLAFSRAPHVWTYGERELLTSGTRELASMTVSAVFQDQTGTGHFDAIRLIESVVRNPSFEVGLASWGTQGLAGADGVTDAEFQDGVRALALSGSPESKSVYQKVRIAGPRYMRYVVQAWTKNVGTDAAGGPIRMNLSFVNTDGSRTAVVLPLDSAEHDWAQVETMVRADKPFSDAVVYLSVAGQTGKVYFDDVRVVESWSRNPFFERGLDSWTGRDLADGDGPVSTLFRDGGRSLRLSGGSRRGVVQGVPVAGSARRRFVVSAWSRSAGTSSQGFVGLIIAFRNRDGSTGWQRIPFAREPHDWTFVEKTVTAPNSFKRIDIYGAFYDQTGYTNFDGIRLRSA from the coding sequence ATGCGTCGTTGTTTGGTCGTCGCGCTGTGTGTCGCCGTCGTCGCTTCGTTGCCGGTGGCGTCGCTCTCGACCGCCGGTCCCGCAGCCCAGGCGCGCGCGGCGACGGCTCCGCTGCCGACGAATGCGAAGTTGTTCGTCCCCGGCCACGGCTGGGGGCACGCGCGCGGGATGGGTCAGTACGGTGCCAAGGGCATGGCGCAGTCGGGGAAGGCTTGGACCGACATTGTCACGCACTTCTACTCCGGTGTAACCCAGGGCAAGCGCAATGGAGAAGACATTCGGGTACTCGTTGCCACCGGACCCAGCGTCACGGTAACCGCCGATCGCCCGTTTACCGTCTCGTGGTCCGATGGCGCGGCGATCGCTACCAGCGATGACGCGAATCCTTACCTTCGTGCTCGCTACACAGGCTCGAAGTACGCCGTGGAGCGTTCGGCGTCGTGGAAAGGTCCCTGGGCCGCGGTGGCCAGCGGGTCGAAGTACGTGGTGTTCACGCGCGGGTCGAGTGTGCTGCAACTGGTCGCCAACAGCAAAGGCGGAACGCGGTACTTCCGCGGATCGTTGATCGCGCGCTATTCGTCGAACGACGGTATGCGCGCGATCAACGAGCTAAGGCTTGAGGAGTACCTGTACGGGGTGGTGCCCCACGAATCCCCGGCCTCCTGGCCTGCCGAGGCGCTCAAGAGCCAATCCGTCGCCGCGCGTACGTACTCCGTGTACAAGAAAGACGCTGCTCGATCCAAGGGCAACAGCTACGACATCTGCTCCACGACTTCGTGCCAGGTGTACTACGGCTACGCGCGCAAAGAGTCCGCGAGCAGTTCGCGGATCGCGTTGGAGTACTCGTCGTCCAATTCCGCTGTGGACGCAACCGCCGGTCGGGTCCTTCTTTATGGAGGCAAGCCCATTCTTGCCGAGTACTCGTCTTCCACGGGTGGATACACGGCGCCCAGTTCGGTCGCGTACATGAAGGCCGTTCCCGACGCCGGAGATACGGTGAGCCCGTATCACGACTGGGATGGAGTGGTGACGGTCGCCGACGTCGTGGCGAAGTGGCCGGAGATCGGTGGGCTTACCGGCGTCGACGTTACAAAGCGAAACGGGTATGGCGAATGGGGCGGCCGGGTCAACGAGATGAAGCTTGTTGGAACGAAAGGTGAGGTCACTCTCAGCGGCGGGGACTGGCGCAGCGCCTTCAGTGGTGCCGGCGTGCGGAGCAACTGGTTCGACGTGAAGTACTGGGCCGGGCAAGTCGTGTCGGTTCCCGCGTCGGTCTCGATTCGCGCAGGTGATACCAAGACATTCCGGGCCAGGATCAAGAACACGGGTACTGCAGCGTGGCCGATCGGCGGCGAGGTTCGTCTTGCCGCCGCAGGAGTTGAGGATTTCAGCGGGCCCGGCTGGGTTTCACCGACGCGCGCCGCTGCTGTGACCCGGAACGTCTCGCGCTCGAAGGCCGACGACGTCCGGCAGGGGGAGACGGCCGAATTCGATGTCCCTCTGAACGCCTCGAGCGTGCAGCCGGGGACCTATACCGAGCGTTTCCGTGCGATCGCCGACGGCTACTCGACAATGAACCCGGTGTTCTACGTCTCGATTGAGGTGCTCTCGGGCTGGATCGAGGCTGCGCCGAATCTGCTGACGAACAGTTCATTCGAACGCGGGCTCACGGGTTGGGCGGCCGCAGGCACGAATCGGGCCGACCGGGTCGTCACCGACGTCCGCAGGGACGGCGAGGCTTCCCTTGCTCTCACGGGCGGCGGCTCCAAGTCGATGTCGCAGACCGTTGCCTTTGCGAGCGGGAAGGCCCGTCGGTTCGCTCTCGGAGGCTGGAGTCGAACCACGGGCTCTTCGTCCGACGGCGGGGCAGTCGGACTGACCGCGGTCGCAACCTACGCCGACGGTGCGACCAGCCGGTGGGATCTGGCGTTCTCGCGCGCGCCCCACGTCTGGACGTACGGTGAGAGGGAGTTGCTCACGAGCGGCACGCGCGAACTGGCCTCGATGACGGTTTCCGCGGTCTTCCAAGACCAGACCGGCACCGGGCACTTCGATGCGATCCGCCTGATCGAGTCGGTCGTCCGGAACCCGTCCTTTGAGGTAGGTCTGGCGAGTTGGGGAACGCAGGGTCTCGCCGGCGCAGACGGCGTGACGGACGCGGAGTTTCAGGACGGGGTTCGGGCCCTCGCCCTCTCGGGTTCGCCCGAGTCGAAGAGCGTCTATCAGAAGGTAAGGATCGCCGGTCCCCGGTACATGAGGTACGTGGTTCAGGCTTGGACAAAGAACGTGGGAACGGATGCGGCCGGCGGGCCGATCCGAATGAATCTGAGTTTCGTCAACACCGACGGAAGTCGTACGGCGGTGGTATTGCCCCTGGATTCAGCCGAGCACGATTGGGCGCAAGTGGAGACGATGGTGCGGGCCGATAAGCCCTTCTCAGACGCTGTGGTTTACCTGTCGGTGGCCGGTCAGACTGGAAAGGTGTACTTCGACGACGTGCGAGTCGTGGAGAGTTGGAGCCGGAACCCGTTCTTCGAGAGAGGTCTGGATTCGTGGACTGGTCGCGACCTGGCTGACGGCGATGGACCGGTTTCGACGTTGTTCCGTGATGGAGGCCGCAGCCTGAGGTTGTCCGGCGGCTCCCGTCGAGGCGTGGTTCAGGGGGTCCCGGTGGCCGGGAGCGCACGCAGGAGGTTCGTGGTGTCGGCGTGGAGTCGGAGCGCCGGGACCTCGTCTCAAGGCTTCGTTGGGCTCATCATCGCGTTCCGGAACCGCGACGGATCTACCGGTTGGCAGCGCATCCCGTTCGCGCGGGAGCCACATGACTGGACGTTTGTCGAGAAGACCGTGACGGCTCCGAATTCCTTTAAGCGGATCGACATCTACGGCGCCTTCTACGACCAGACCGGTTACACGAACTTCGACGGTATCCGGCTTCGCAGCGCCTGA